From the genome of Impatiens glandulifera chromosome 9, dImpGla2.1, whole genome shotgun sequence, one region includes:
- the LOC124916127 gene encoding protein FAR1-RELATED SEQUENCE 5-like: protein MEEGLDNNILDFDVDGENDVNQRQSEFEVDGGNDNQRPSEFEIDGGNDQVFIEDPNVVNEECIIVGKTFCSLDEAYTLYNNYVLNVGFGIRKRHFTRSKVTSLITRYRYVCNKAGRSRDHIPNMTVQGKHLRVSRINCKTLMEISSKFDGSWAVTRFEDIHCHEFTSPPKTRKHRSHKIIHRSKACKSLIQELSQSGLRPVQIKKVVSVISGVEEDIISSKQVSNILGIERRSHLGRECYGIIDYFK, encoded by the exons ATGGAAGAAGGTTTAGACAACAACATTTTGGATTTTGATGTTGATGGTGAAAATGACGTTAATCAAAGACAATCTGAATTTGAAGTTGATGGTGGAAATGACAATCAGAGGCCATCTGAATTCGAAATTGATGGTGGAAATGACCag GTATTTATCGAGGACCCAAATGTTGTGAATGAAGAATGCATAATTGTTGGTAAAACATTTTGCTCACTTGATGAAGCTTATACATTGTATAATAATTATGTATTGAACGTTGGTTTTGGTATTAGGAAACGACATTTTACTAGGTCTAAAGTGACGAGTCTTATCACAAGATATCGCTATGTTTGTAATAAAGCAGGAAGAAGTAGAGACCATATACCTAATATGACAGTTCAAGGAAAACACTTAAGGGTTTCTCGTATAAATTGTAAGACCTTGATGGAGATTTCATCAAAATTCGATGGCAGTTGGGCCGTTACAAGATTTGAAGATATACATTGCCATGAATTCACTTCTCCTCCGAAAACAAGGAAACATAGGTCTCACAAGATCATTCATCGGTCAAAAGCTTGCAAGTCACTAATACAAGAGCTTAGTCAAAGTGGTCTTAGACCAGTTCAAATAAAGAAAGTAGTTTCTGTCATCTCAGGGGTTGAAGAAGATATTATATCTTCAAAACAAGTGTCTAACATATTAGGCATAGAGCGTAGAAGCCATTTGGGAAGGGAATGCTATGGGATCATAGATTATTTTAAGTGA
- the LOC124916131 gene encoding 60S ribosomal protein L23-like, producing the protein MSKRGRGGSVGNKFRMSLGLLVAATVNSADNTDAKNLYIISVKGIKSRLNRLSSACVGDMVMATVKKGKPDLRKKVTPTVIVRQRKPWHQKDGVFMYFEDDLVDFDFVLYNAGVIVNPKGEMKGSVITGPIEKECADL; encoded by the exons ATGTCGAAGCGAG GTCGCGGAGGATCGGTGGGAAACAAGTTCCGCATGTCACTGGGTCTTCTTGTGGCGGCTACGGTCAACAGTGCCGACAATACCGACGCGAAGAATCTCTACATCATATCAGTGAAGGGGATCAAGAGTCGTTTGAATCGATTGTCGTCTGCTTGTGTGGGAGATATGGTTATGGCGACGGTGAAGAAAGGGAAACCTGATTTGAGAAAGAAGGTCACGCCTACTGTCATTGTTAGACAACGCAAACCCTGGCACCAAAAGGATGGAGTGTTCATGTATTTTGAAGATGATTTAgtagattttgattttgttttgt ATAATGCTGGTGTGATAGTGAATCCTAAGGGAGAAATGAAAG GTTCTGTCATTACTGGTCCAATTGAGAAGGAATGTGCTGATTTATGA
- the LOC124913984 gene encoding AAA-ATPase At2g18193-like, translated as MFSLENMPTTASTLFSAYASFAASMMLFRSVASEIIPAPIRSYLEAFLHRLFTPYTPSQATIVVEEQCGISTNEVYEAAELYLRTKISPMADRFKVGKTQKQKTLHIGVEKGEAIPDQFQEIHLKWQLVSNEPKDGLREKKSYELCFDKKFRDRVVNEYLPFVFSKANEIKNNDKPLKLYTRDIDSNDDDDDGGYNGDWGSITLDHPSTFKTLAMDPKMKANLMEDLDRFVRRREFYKKVGKAWKRGYLLFGPPGTGKSSLIAAMANYLKFNVYDLELSSIYSNSELRRILVSTNNRSIIVIEDIDCSVQMHNRDQTEDQEDSRSNSKLTLSGLLNFIDGLWSSCGDERIIIFTTNHRDRLDPALLRPGRMDMHIHMSYCTMEGFMILARNYLDIGDHDHVLFKEIKSLMETSEVTPAELAEELMKSEDSDVALAGVVEFLKRKKSPSAAAGKSEQSKPVTAQKEEMNKAKVKKLKGRKRKY; from the exons ATGTTTTCGCTCGAGAATATGCCGACGACGGCGTCTACTCTTTTCTCGGCGTATGCTTCTTTCGCCGCCTCTATGATGCTTTTCCGATCGGTGGCCAGTGAGATCATTCCAGCTCCGATTCGGTCTTATCTCGAAGCTTTTCTTCATCGTCTTTTCACTCCTTATACGCCGTCGCAGGCGACAATCGTCGTCGAGGAACAATGCGGGATTTCCACAAATGAGGTTTACGAAGCGGCTGAGTTATACCTGCGAACTAAAATCAGTCCAATGGCCGACCGGTTCAAAGTCGGGAAGACCCAGAAACAGAAAACCCTTCATATCGGCGTGGAGAAGGGCGAAGCGATTCCCGATCAATTTCAAGAAATTCATCTGAAATGGCAGCTAGTTTCCAACGAACCCAAAGATGGTTTGCGAGAAAAGAAGTCTTACGAGCTCTGTTTTGATAAGAAATTCAGAGACAGAGTTGTTAATGAATACTTACCCTTTGTCTTTTCCAAAGCCAATGAAATTAAGAACAATGACAAACCATTGAAGCTCTATACTAGGGATATTGACTCGAATGACGACGACGATGACGGCGGCTATAATGGAGATTGGGGTTCCATAACTCTCGATCATCCGTCCACGTTCAAGACTCTGGCGATGGACCCGAAAATGAAGGCAAATCTCATGGAGGATCTTGACAGATTTGTTAGGAGAAGAGAGTTTTACAAGAAAGTTGGGAAGGCTTGGAAAAGAGGGTATCTTTTGTTCGGTCCTCCCGGCACCGGAAAATCAAGCTTGATCGCGGCCATGGCTAATTATCTTAAGTTTAATGTTTATGATTTGGAACTTTCCAGCATCTATTCAAATTCAGAGCTACGAAGGATTTTAGTTTCAACGAATAACCGATCCATAATCGTGATTGAGGATATTGATTGTAGCGTTCAGATGCATAATCGTGATCAAACAGAAGATCAAGAAGATTCCCGGAGTAATTCTAAG TTGACTCTATCTGGGTTATTGAACTTTATAGATGGGTTGTGGTCAAGTTGTGGAGATGAAAGGATAATCATCTTCACCACAAATCATAGAGATCGGTTGGATCCGGCATTGCTGAGGCCGGGTCGAATGGACATGCATATTCATATGTCTTATTGCACAATGGAAGGGTTTATGATTCTGGCCCGTAATTATCTGGATATTGGTGATCATGATCATGTGCTGTTTAAGGAAATAAAGAGTCTGATGGAGACCTCAGAGGTGACGCCGGCGGAGCTGGCGGAGGAGCTAATGAAGAGCGAAGACAGTGATGTTGCTCTTGCCGGAGTTGTTGAATTCCTTAAACGGAAGAAGTCTCCGTCGGCGGCAGCCGGTAAAAGTGAACAGAGTAAACCAGTAACAGCCCAAAAAGAAGAGATGAATAAAGCGAAGGTAAAGAAGCTGAAGGGACGAAAGAGAAAGTATTAA
- the LOC124916132 gene encoding AAA-ATPase At2g18193-like, translating to MFSFENMPTMASTLFSAYASFAASMMLFRLVANEIIPAPIRSYLEAFLHRLFTPYRPSQATIVVEEQCGISTNEVYEAAELYLRTKISPMADRFKVGKTQKQKTLHIGVEKGETIPDQFQEIHLKWQLVSDEPKEGSREKKFYELCFDKKFRDRVVNEYLPFVISKANKIKNNDKPLKLYSRDIASNDDDDDGGYNGGWGSITLDHPSTFKTLAMDPKMKANLMEDLDRFVRRREFYKKVGKAWKRGYLLYGPPGTGKSSLIAAMANYLKFNVYDLELSSIYSNSKLRRILVSTNNRSIIVIEDIDCSVQMHNRDQTEDSRSNSKLTLSGLLNFIDGLWSCCGDERIIIFTTNHKDRLDPALLRPGRMDMHIHMSYCTMEGFMILARNYLDIGDHDHVLFKEIKSLMETSEVTPAELAEELMQSEATDVALAGVVEFLKRKKSPSAGAGNCEESEPVTTQKEEMNKTKVKKLKGRKRKY from the exons ATGTTTTCGTTCGAGAATATGCCGACGATGGCGTCTACTCTTTTCTCGGCGTATGCGTCTTTCGCCGCCTCCATGATGTTATTTCGATTGGTGGCCAATGAGATCATTCCAGCTCCGATTCGGTCTTATCTCGAAGCTTTTCTTCATCGTCTTTTCACTCCTTATAGGCCGTCGCAGGCGACAATCGTCGTCGAGGAACAATGCGGGATTTCTACGAATGAGGTTTACGAGGCAGCTGAGTTATACCTGCGAACTAAAATCAGTCCCATGGCCGACCGGTTCAAAGTTGGGAAGACCCAGAAACAGAAGACCCTTCATATCGGCGTGGAGAAGGGCGAAACAATCCCCGATCAATTTCAAGAAATTCATCTGAAATGGCAGCTAGTTTCCGACGAACCCAAAGAAGGTTCGCGAGAGAAGAAGTTTTATGAGCTCTGTTTCGATAAGAAATTCAGAGACAGAGTTGTTAATGAATACTTACCCTTTGTCATTTCCAAAGCCAATAAAATTAAGAACAATGACAAACCATTGAAGCTCTATAGTAGGGATATTGCGTCGAATGACGACGACGACGATGGAGGCTATAATGGAGGTTGGGGTTCCATAACTCTCGATCATCCGTCCACGTTCAAGACTCTGGCAATGGACCCGAAAATGAAGGCAAATCTCATGGAGGATCTTGACAGATTTGTTAGGAGGAGAGAGTTTTACAAGAAAGTTGGGAAGGCTTGGAAAAGAGGGTATCTTTTGTATGGTCCTCCCGGCACCGGAAAATCAAGCTTGATCGCGGCAATGGCTAATTATCTTAAGTTTAATGTTTATGATTTGGAACTTTCCAGCATCTATTCAAATTCAAAGCTACGAAGGATTTTAGTTTCAACGAATAACCGATCTATAATCGTTATTGAGGATATTGATTGTAGCGTTCAGATGCATAATCGCGATCAAACAGAAGATTCCCGGAGTAATTCTAAG TTGACTCTATCCGGGTTATTGAATTTTATAGATGGGTTGTGGTCATGTTGTGGGGATGAAAGGATAATCATCTTCACCACAAATCATAAAGATCGGTTGGATCCGGCATTGCTGAGGCCGGGTCGAATGGACATGCATATTCATATGTCTTATTGTACAATGGAAGGGTTTATGATTTTGGCTCGTAATTATCTGGATATTGGTGATCATGATCATGTGCTGTTTAAGGAGATAAAGAGTCTGATGGAGACCTCAGAGGTGACGCCGGCGGAACTGGCGGAGGAGCTAATGCAGAGTGAGGCTACTGATGTTGCTCTTGCCGGAGTTGTTGAATTCCTTAAACGGAAGAAGTCTCCGTCGGCGGGAGCCGGTAATTGTGAAGAGAGTGAGCCAGTAACAACCCAAAAAGAAGAGATGAATAAAACGAAGGTAAAGAAGCTGAAGGGACGAAAGAGAAAGTATTAA
- the LOC124913985 gene encoding AAA-ATPase At2g18193-like — translation MFSFENMPTTASTLFSAYASFAASMMLFRSVASEIIPAPIRSYLEAFLHRLFTPYRPSQATIVVEEQCGISTNEVYEAAELYLRTKISPMADRFKVGKTQKQKTLHIGVVKGEEIPDQFHEIHLKWQLVSDEPKEGSREKKFYDLCFDKKFRDRVVNEYLPFVISKANEIKNNDKPLKLYTRDIDSYDDDDGGYNGEWGSITLDHPSTFETLAMDPKMKANLMEDLDRFVRRREFYKKVGKAWKRGYLLYGPPGTGKSSLIAAMANYLKFNVYDLELSSIYSNSELRRILVSTNIRSIIVIEDIDCSVQMHNRDQREDREDSRSDSKLTLSGLLNFIDGLWSSCGDERIIIFTTNHRDRLDPALLRPGRMDMHIHMSYCTMEGFMILARNYLDIGDHDHVLFKEIKSLMETSEVTPAELAEELMKSEDSDVALAGVVEFLKRKKSPSAAAGKSEQSKPVTAQKEEMNKTKVKKLKGRKRKY, via the exons ATGTTTTCGTTCGAGAATATGCCGACGACGGCGTCTACTCTTTTCTCGGCGTATGCTTCTTTCGCCGCCTCAATGATGCTTTTCCGATCGGTGGCCAGTGAGATCATTCCAGCTCCGATTCGGTCTTATCTCGAAGCTTTTCTTCATCGTCTTTTCACTCCTTATAGGCCGTCGCAGGCGACAATCGTCGTCGAGGAACAATGCGGTATTTCTACGAATGAAGTTTACGAGGCGGCTGAGTTATACCTGCGAACTAAAATCAGTCCCATGGCCGACCGGTTCAAAGTCGGGAAGACCCAGAAACAGAAGACACTCCATATCGGCGTGGTGAAGGGCGAAGAAATCCCCGATCAATTTCATGAAATTCATCTGAAATGGCAGCTAGTTTCCGACGAACCCAAAGAAGGTTCGCGAGAGAAGAAATTTTATGATCTCTGTTTCGATAAGAAATTCAGAGACAGAGTTGTTAATGAATACTTACCCTTTGTCATTTCCAAAGCCAATGAAATTAAGAACAATGACAAACCATTGAAGCTCTATACTAGGGATATTGACTCGTACGACGACGACGATGGAGGCTATAATGGAGAATGGGGTTCCATAACTCTCGATCATCCGTCTACGTTCGAGACTCTGGCGATGGACCCAAAAATGAAGGCAAATCTCATGGAGGATCTTGACAGATTTGTTAGGAGGAGAGAGTTTTATAAGAAAGTTGGAAAGGCTTGGAAAAGAGGGTATCTTTTGTATGGTCCTCCCGGCACCGGGAAATCAAGCTTGATCGCGGCCATGGCTAATTATCTGAAGTTTAATGTTTATGATTTGGAACTTTCCAGCATCTATTCTAACTCAGAGCTACGAAGGATTTTAGTTTCAACGAACATTCGGTCCATAATCGTGATTGAGGATATTGATTGTAGCGTTCAGATGCATAATCGTGACCAAAGAGAAGATCGAGAGGATTCCCGGAGTGATTCTAAG TTGACTCTATCTGGGTTATTGAATTTTATAGACGGGTTGTGGTCAAGTTGTGGAGATGAAAGGATAATCATCTTCACCACAAATCATAGAGATCGGTTGGATCCGGCATTGCTGAGGCCGGGTCGAATGGACATGCATATTCATATGTCTTATTGCACAATGGAAGGGTTTATGATTTTGGCCCGTAATTATCTGGATATTGGTGATCATGATCATGTGCTGTTTAAGGAAATAAAGAGTCTGATGGAGACCTCAGAGGTGACGCCGGCGGAGCTGGCGGAGGAGCTAATGAAGAGCGAAGACAGTGATGTTGCTCTTGCCGGAGTTGTTGAATTCCTTAAACGGAAGAAGTCTCCGTCGGCGGCAGCCGGTAAAAGTGAACAGAGTAAACCAGTAACAGCCCAAAAAGAAGAGATGAATAAAACGAAGGTAAAGAAGCTGAAGGGACGAAAGAGAAAGTATTAA
- the LOC124916128 gene encoding protein FAR1-RELATED SEQUENCE 5-like, translating to MPFAPFVGVNHHYQSILFGGALLKDEKGDTFVWLFTQFLRCMFNKHPISIITDQDSAICNPVKRVFPHTCHRFCVWHIQKHMVEHLQYENLRYPTFNNGLREVVKSITVAEFVERWAKLYEKYELSEGSRNCAISTKRRAEEDEDFKSLNTMPSTDNMHAFVVKAGALFTATIYAKFMKEWNQARWTASVRHRSSHVEKCITRDLSFHYLTISTKWLNVLGRAKEHDDVLADINNFFDDVILRLDEKDTLKIFTLSQSKVASFVSGSNNAHVNITI from the exons atgccTTTTGCACCATTTGTTGGTGTGAATCATCATTATCAATCAATATTATTTGGTGGTGCACTATTAAAAGATGAGAAGGGAGATACATTTGTGTGGTTATTTACCCAGTTTTTGCGGTGTATGTTCAATAAGCATCCTATTTCAATCATCACAGATCAGGATAGTGCCATTTGTAATCCTGTGAAACGTGTCTTTCCCCACACTTGCCATCGTTTTTGTGTTTGGCATATTCAAAAACATATGGTCGAACATCTTCAATATGAGAATTTGCGCTATCCTACTTTTAACAATGGTTTAAGGGAAGTTGTGAAGAGCATAACGGTAGCTGAATTTGTGGAGAGGTGGGCAAAACTCTACGAGAAGTATGAACTAAGTGAGGGTAGTAGAAATTG TGCCATTTCAACTAAGAGGCGTGCAGAAGAGGATGAAGATTTTAAGTCCTTGAACACAATGCCTTCCACCGATAATATGCATGCCTTTGTAGTAAAAGCAGGTGCACTTTTCACCGCCACTATATATGCAAAATTTATGAAGGAATGGAATCAAGCA AGATGGACAGCTAGTGTAAGACATCGTTCATCACATGTTGAGAAGTGCATCACTAGAGATCTATCATTTcattatttaacaatttctacAAAGTGGTTGAATGTTCTTGGGCGGGCAAAAGAACATGATGATGTATTGGcagatataaacaatttttttgatgatgttatcTTACGACTTGATGAAAAAGATACATTGAAAATTTTTACTCTTTCACAATCAAAAGTTGCATCATTCGTCTCAG GTAGTAATAATGCTCATGTTAATATTACTATCTGA